The window CTTCTTCGATCTGCCCCACCGCGCGGGCCATCTCCTGAGCGGCGTCCTCCGGGAGCCGGCCGTGGGCGGCCAGCAAAGATCCCCCCGGGCCGATCAGCACGGCGAGCTCCGCCCCGAGGCGGGCCTGTAAGTCCCGCAGGGTCTCGGTGGCGCGGGCGCGCTGGTCCGGTGGGAGGACCGCCGAGGGCGGGGCGCTCTCCGTCAGAGGACGACCCGGCCCGGCCTTCCGGCGGGCAAGGGCCCGGGCGGCCGCTTCTGTGACCTCGGCGGCGGTAAAGGGCTTGGCGATGAAATCCGCGATCCCCTCCCGGAAGGCCTGGATGACCGTCCCCACGTCGGCGAAGCCGCTTAAGGCGATCACCGGGATCTCAGGGAAGGATTCCCGGAGACGGCGGATCAGGGCCATCCCGCCCATCCCCCCCATCCGGAGGTCGGTGATCACCAGATCCACCTCCGTGCCCTCCAGGATCTGCAGGGCGCGCTCGGCGCTGGGGGCGGTGCGCACGGTGTAGCCGGCCACCGCCAGGATGTCGCTCAGGGTCTGAAGGGCATCGATCGAATCATCCACCACCAGCACGCAGGGTGCCCGCATCGCCCGGCCTCACCTTCCGGTGGTGATGGCCCGTAGCGTCAGGCCGACCATGATGGCCAGCACCACGCTGTAAATCAGCTGTTCCCGTCGCCCGTCGCGGCCGCGGGTGTAAGCATACACCAGAGGAAGGGCCAGGGCCATGACCACGCCATACAGGAAGTGTATGCCGCCCCGGGCCGGCCACAGGCGCATCAGGACCATCCCCAGCCCCAGCAGCCCCTGGACGAGGATCACGCCTTCCAGGATCAGGAGCGCCCCCCAGAAGTCCCCGCGCACCCCTTCCCCACGGAAATACCGCCAGAACCCCCAGAGGGCGCAGATCAGGACGAAGAAGAGGATGGTCTGGCTGAGCCGGTCGTGCAGCAGGATCAGGGTCCCCATCCCTTCGCTCCGGCGAAGAGGTCGTCAGCGCAGCCCCAGAAGGGGACGGATGGTCTGCTCCACGTCTTCCCGACCTTTCAGGATGCCCACCTTCACGCGGTGGACGATCCCCTCGCGGGTGATGAACACGGTGGTGGGCACTCCGAAGATGCGGTAGTCCCGCTCCGCCCGCCCGTTGGGATCCAGAAGGATGGGGAAGGGCAGGTCGAATTCTTCCACGAACTTCCGCACCTCGCCGAAGTCGTCCTGGGAGGTCAGGTTGACTCCCAGGATCTCCAGGCCCTGCGCGTGATAATCCCGGTAGATCGCGGCCAGCAGGGGCATCTCCTCCCGGCATGGGACGCACCAGCTGGCCCAGAAGTTGAGCAGGACCACCTTCCCCCGTAGATCCCGCAGGCGCACCGTCCCCCCGTCCAGGCGCTCCAGCTCGAGATCAGGCGCCGGGATCCCGGTGGTCAGTCCCATGGGGACGGGGGTGGCGGGGGCCGGCGTGGGCGGGCTGGCGGCGCCCCGCTGACAGGCCATCAGGAGCAGCGCCCCCAGGGCGAGGACCATCCCGGCTTTACGCATGGGCTCCTCCCAGGGCGCGTCCGCTGAGATAGCCCAGATAGGCGGGGACCAGCGGGAACACGCATGGCGAGAAGAAGGAAAGGAGCCCTGCCAGGAAGGCGACCGGATAGCCCAGCCCCACCCCGGGCCCCACATCCAGGAACAGGCCCATCCGGAAGGTCCATACCCGCAGGTGGGTGAAGGTTGGGATCCACGGAGGGACCTCGAAGCCCGGGAAGAAGAACCGCAGCGCGTCCAGCAGCACCATTGCGCCGACGAGGATCAGGAAAACGCCGCTGATGGCCTGGAGGGTCGGCAGGAACCGGCGCATCCGGCGCATGCCAGCCAGGGCTCGATCCAGCAGGAGGGCGATGACCAGGAAGGGGATCCCGAGGCCGGCGGCGTAAGCGGCCAGCAGCCCCAGAGCCTGGCCGGCGGTCTCCTGCTGGAAAGTGAGGGTGAGGATCGCCCCCAGGGTGGGGCCGACGCAGGGGGTCCATCCGGCGGCGAAGAAGATGCCCATCAGGGCGGAGGTGAGATAGCCCATGGGCCGCAGCTCGACGTGGGGCCGCCACTCGGAGAGGATCAGGGCGGAGATCCCGGGGATGGGGACCCCCAGGATGGCCAGCCCCATCAGGATCACCAGGGTTCCGCCGAGCGCGGCCAGGAGAT is drawn from Thermoflexus hugenholtzii and contains these coding sequences:
- a CDS encoding TlpA disulfide reductase family protein, which encodes MRKAGMVLALGALLLMACQRGAASPPTPAPATPVPMGLTTGIPAPDLELERLDGGTVRLRDLRGKVVLLNFWASWCVPCREEMPLLAAIYRDYHAQGLEILGVNLTSQDDFGEVRKFVEEFDLPFPILLDPNGRAERDYRIFGVPTTVFITREGIVHRVKVGILKGREDVEQTIRPLLGLR
- a CDS encoding response regulator, whose product is MRAPCVLVVDDSIDALQTLSDILAVAGYTVRTAPSAERALQILEGTEVDLVITDLRMGGMGGMALIRRLRESFPEIPVIALSGFADVGTVIQAFREGIADFIAKPFTAAEVTEAAARALARRKAGPGRPLTESAPPSAVLPPDQRARATETLRDLQARLGAELAVLIGPGGSLLAAHGRLPEDAAQEMARAVGQIEEAMNRLIPFLGEPGWTGQAWEGERWALYGSRLAPGFHLLVLVPRSIKPGLVALELREARARLQGLSMEAPEPSAEPPAPPASETGPGEASPVPTPEAFPLPPEEAWEMEEAGTGELLTYEEARARGLIPDLGEEPEETG